One window from the genome of Nicotiana sylvestris chromosome 9, ASM39365v2, whole genome shotgun sequence encodes:
- the LOC138877569 gene encoding uncharacterized protein: MDTLLPNCPVFVFDGKSNFETWYQQMKNFFKDIKVWSTIYEGFEELPEGTMLTGDAVTQLEKKRHLDYKARYYLAIKVELHVSKKYLHAKPSKEAWTILVKSYRKAVGIKKEKLQDFRSQFELARERPTESIKEFFTRIEEIVNSLRTNGEVLEELKIVEKILPSLSLKFRNKIVIIEAIKDLSTLGLDDLE, translated from the coding sequence ATGGATACTCTATTACCTAATTGTCCCGTTTTTGTATTTGATGGGAAAAGTAATTTTGAAACTTGGTATCAACAGATGAAGAATTTTTTTAAGGATATTAAAGTATGGTCCACCATTTATGAAGGATTTGAGGAACTCCCAGAAGGTACAATGTTGACAGGTGATGCAGTTACGCAATTGGAGAAGAAGAGACATTTAGATTATAAGGCACGCTACTATCTCGCCATTAAGGTCGAATTGCATGTATCTAAAAAGTATTTGCATGCAAAGCCATCAAAGGAAGCGTGGACAATCTTGGTGAAGTCATATCGAAAAGCTGTTGGTATAAAGAAGGAGAAACTACAAGATTTTAGGAGTCAATTTGAGTTGGCTCGTGAGAGACCAACAGAGTCTATCAAAGAATTTTTTAcaagaattgaagaaatagtcAATAGTCTAAGGACTAATGGAGAAGTATTGGAAGAACTTAAAATTGTTGAAAAAATACTGCCTTCTCTAAGTTTAAAGTTTCGCAATAAGATAGTTATTATTGAGGCTATCAAAGATCTTAGCACTCTCGGACTTGATGATCTAgagtaa